From one Humulus lupulus chromosome 8, drHumLupu1.1, whole genome shotgun sequence genomic stretch:
- the LOC133797023 gene encoding uncharacterized protein LOC133797023 — protein sequence MKGTSKVIMGATLVMVVSLALVLGLILVLLAELYCSLLFRRRQLRITTNTTAVTDPATTETPSVDSTLQPQDQSSHPPPPPTTPPLSSFHSQGVLKAPRSLLFPAISIKDESNTLQTKIQLSQLHHKVIDIPKCEPNSSPSPSISLAVSPKPTQEDKTVSGNGTTCTTTDACNDKGSGVVREHFVYISNPIYDNGESRESGVNTPFETPDTSPSRLEMSGSDSSSGEEDEVAQPLHSSPLTPPLTPMKKLPAAACSVSLRDARSLGTSGSDSNSNNGRSSSSSGSPCTSPSW from the coding sequence atgaaggGGACCTCAAAGGTGATAATGGGGGCAACACTGGTAATGGTGGTTAGCCTTGCCCTGGTGTTGGGTCTAATTCTAGTTTTGCTTGCTGAGCTCTACTGCTCTCTTTTATTCCGCCGCCGTCAGCTCAGAATAACTACTAACACTACCGCTGTAACTGACCCCGCCACCACTGAAACCCCTAGTGTCGACTCCACATTGCAGCCTCAAGACCAGTCATCGCATCCTCCTCCTCCCCCAACAACTCCTCCTCTCAGTAGCTTCCACTCACAGGGCGTTCTTAAGGCTCCGAGAAGCCTACTCTTTCCCGCTATCTCTATCAAAGATGAAAGTAATACTCTTCAAACAAAAATACAACTTTCTCAGCTTCATCATAAAGTCATTGACATCCCAAAATGTGAACCAAACTCAAGCCCTTCCCCATCGATTTCCTTGGCAGTTTCACCGAAGCCAACTCAAGAAGACAAAACAGTAAGCGGGAATGGAACTACTTGCACTACTACTGATGCTTGTAATGACAAAGGCAGTGGTGTCGTTCGAGAGCATTTTGTGTACATTTCCAATCCCATTTACGACAATGGTGAAAGCAGAGAAAGTGGAGTGAATACCCCATTTGAAACACCGGACACGTCACCGTCGAGATTAGAAATGTCGGGTTCTGATTCTTCTTCAGGAGAAGAAGATGAGGTTGCTCAGCCATTACACTCTAGCCCACTAACCCCACCATTGACACCAATGAAAAAGCTTCCAGCTGCGGCTTGCTCTGTTTCGCTCAGAGACGCTAGATCTCTTGGCACTTCAGGAAGTGATTCCAATAGTAACAATGGTCGCTCGTCTTCATCCTCAGGCTCTCCGTGTACTTCTCCTTCATGGTGA
- the LOC133797022 gene encoding uncharacterized protein LOC133797022 — protein sequence MLDGLLGRGFTSKCKSLIKSTKTRIDVIRRKRNATQKFLKKDVADLLANGLDINAYGRAEGLLVEVILSCCYEFVERCCDVVLKHLSTMQKQRECPEECRAAVASLMFAAARFSDLPELRDLRQMFYERYGNSLELFRNEEFVENLASKPSTLDNKVRLMKDIALEFSIKWDSKAFEQRMNKPPMIPQDPLKARGPFHLGDGKSNLTNGKDKALKADRPGILFNDRFDLNGDHKSGKEKNSSVSKMDAIDFQTRPPRNGYNSHNGCEDNVVKKDSQDNLLQGRRELCFDRQVALNLEDATPKTVRSGSSSQRKKSEPIDASSKQQYVREKSILITDYQDTSLNIKPVMASPHVKINGKEKLSDDNFGGQHISESYADKDEAIPKSKPYCNNAIPPPYVKRGDKAKNRKHVSHLGPSDDGFDGNGVFKDSSAQDRADAGHMAVVQQGSDRSDHERHHGGSEKANLHYDEKGRIYPDDVTGNPIPKPRSSRRKHSKSRSGQGDAGNFEDVGALPTKSRSRRRDDSRRGLQILFDDEHHRTDEEERIIDKLLIHYSRKPTAYEPGKQRKKSSRSRHAHHSVNDIGESPQNGSRVGSDKESPVIPPAARSVSLPHDHSGSSAATKVFARAASFQPERSEGAHHVHPKLPDYDDLAARFAALRGR from the exons ATGTTGGACGGGCTCCTCGGTCGGGGTTTTACTTCCAAATG TAAATCGTTGATTAAATCAACAAAGACTCGGATCGATGTGATAAGGAGAAAGAGAAACGCAACTCAGAAATTTCTGAAGAAAGATGTTGCTGATCTACTTGCTAATGGCCTTGACATCAACGCTTATGGAAGG GCAGAGGGACTTCTGGTCGAGGTGATCCTATCTTGTTGCTACGAATTCGTTGAGCGATGCTGCGATGTGGTACTAAAACATCTTTCTACAATGCAGAAGCAGAG GGAATGCCCCGAGGAGTGTAGGGCGGCTGTGGCATCCTTGATGTTTGCTGCAGCAAGATTTTCTGATCTACCAGAGTTGCGTGATCTCAGGCAAATGTTTTATGAGAGATATGGAAATTCCCTTGAATTGTTTAGAAATGAAGAG TTTGTTGAGAATTTAGCATCAAAGCCATCCACATTGGATAATAAAGTTCGTTTAATGAAGGATATAGCATTAGAATTTTCAATAAAGTGGGATTCCAAAGCCTTTGAACAAAGAATGAATAAACCGCCTATGATTCCACAG GACCCTCTTAAAGCTCGTGGACCTTTCCATCTTGGTGATGGTAAAAGCAATTTGACAAATGGGAAAGACAAGGCTCTCAAAGCAGATAGGCCTGGCATTTTGTTTAATGATAGGTTTGACCTTAATGGTGATCACAAATCAGGAAAGGAAAAAAATAGTTCTGTCTCAAAAATGGATGCAATTGACTTTCAGACCAGGCCCCCTAGGAATGGATATAATTCACACAATGGTTGTGAAGACAATGTCGTGAAAAAGGACAGTCAGGATAATTTGCTTCAAGGGAGGAGAGAACTTTGTTTTGATAGACAGGTGGCTTTGAATTTGGAGGATGCTACCCCAAAAACAGTTCGATCAGGCAGTTCATCCCAGAGAAAAAAATCAGAACCTATAGATGCCTCATCTAAGCAGCAATATGTCAGAGAGAAAAGCATTTTGATAACTGATTACCAGGACACTTCGTTAAATATAAAGCCAGTTATGGCCAGCCCACATGTGAAGATTAATGGTAAAGAAAAATTGTCTGATGATAATTTTGGTGGTCAACACATTAGTGAAAGTTATGCAGACAAGGATGAAGCTATTCCCAAGTCAAAGCCCTATTGCAATAATGCAATTCCACCTCCATATGTCAAACGTGGCGACAAAGCTAAAAATAGGAAACATGTATCCCATCTAGGACCTTCAGATGATGGTTTTGATGGTAACGGTGTCTTCAAGGATTCTTCAGCTCAGGATAGAGCCGACGCTGGTCATATGGCTGTGGTACAACAAGGATCTGATCGTTCTGATCATGAAAGGCATCACGGTGGATCCGAAAAGGCTAACCTGCATTATGATGAAAAGGGTCGTATTTATCCTGATGACGTAACTGGCAATCCCATACCAAAACCAAGATCATCAAGGAGAAAACACTCAAAATCACGATCAGGTCAAGGTGATGCTGGAAACTTTGAAGATGTTGGAGCTTTACCAACAAAATCAAGAAGCAGAAGAAGGGATGACTCGAGACGAGGCCTGCAAATATTGTTTGATGATGAACACCATCGAACTGATGAAGAGGAGAGAATAATTGACAAGTTACTAATTCATTACAGTAGAAAGCCTACTGCCTATGAACCGGGAAAACAGAGAAAGAAGTCTTCCAGGAGTCGACATGCACATCACAGTGTTAATGACATCGGTGAATCTCCTCAAAATGGAAGCAGGGTTGGGTCTGACAAGGAGTCGCCAGTGATTCCTCCTGCTGCACGATCAGTTTCACTCCCTCATGACCACTCAGGGTCATCAGCGGCAACCAAAGTGTTTGCTCGTGCAGCCTCATTTCAACCTGAGCGATCGGAAGGAGCCCACCATGTGCACCCCAAGTTGCCAGATTATGATGACTTGGCTGCCCGTTTTGCGGCCCTGAGAGGAAGGTAA
- the LOC133797024 gene encoding ras-related protein RHN1-like: MARASNKNIQAKLVVLGDMGTGKTSLVLRFIKGQFNDYQESTIGAAFFTQVLSLNEATIKFDIWDTAGQERYHSLAPMYYRGAAAAVVVYDITAMDSFVRAKKWVQELQRQGNPNLIMFLAGNKVDLQGKREVEFEEGEQYAKENGLVFLETSAKTAQNVNELFYEIAKRLAKSSPTRPSGMKLHRGSRERGRRLFCCSV; this comes from the exons ATGGCGAGGGCAAGCAACAAGAATATACAAGCCAAATTG GTTGTTCTAGGGGACATGGGAACCGGTAAAACAAGTTTAGTATTGAGATTTATCAAAGGGCAGTTTAATGACTACCAG GAGTCAACAATTGGAGCAGCATTTTTTACTCAGGTGTTATCATTGAATGAAGCAACTATAAAGTTCGATATATGGGACACTGCAGGGCAGGAACGCTACCACAGTTTGGCTCCCATGTACTATCGTGGTGCAGCTGCCGCAGTTGTCGTATATGACATCACAGCAATG GATTCATTTGTACGGGCCAAAAAATGGGTCCAAGAATTGCAAAGACAAG GTAATCCAAATTTGATAATGTTTTTGGCTGGCAACAAGGTTGACTTACAAGGAAAGAGAGAAGTGGAATTTGAG GAAGGTGAACAATATGCTAAAGAAAATGGCTTGGTTTTCCTTGAAACTTCTGCCAAAACTGCACAGAATGTAAATGAGCTCTTTTACGAAATAG CAAAGAGATTGGCCAAGTCTAGTCCTACACGTCCTAGTGGAATGAAATTGCACAGAGGATCCAGAGAAAGGGGGAGAAGACTGTTTTGCTGCTCCGTCTGA